The following proteins are encoded in a genomic region of Opitutus sp.:
- a CDS encoding chlorite dismutase family protein has translation MSVTPNPRLVHFIAGATGAWRIREIRTVVGESFPLAARLDVTATPPPIALPTALDCAWSLRGATSNERYVTQDEKQQLIAKQEGLGRPDSTYAALIPIKKSAAWWALTQEARRAIFEEKSHHTQIGLRYLPAIARRLHHCRDLSTAEPFDFLTWFEYPAAAEADFDHLLHELRASPEWSYVEREVDIRLERAC, from the coding sequence ATGAGCGTTACGCCGAATCCGCGCCTCGTTCACTTCATCGCCGGCGCCACGGGCGCTTGGCGTATCCGCGAAATCCGCACCGTCGTGGGCGAAAGTTTTCCTTTGGCCGCTCGGCTAGACGTAACCGCCACCCCGCCGCCAATCGCACTGCCGACTGCGTTGGACTGCGCCTGGTCTTTACGTGGAGCGACGAGCAATGAGCGCTACGTCACCCAAGACGAAAAACAGCAACTCATCGCCAAACAAGAGGGGCTCGGTCGCCCCGACTCGACTTACGCCGCGTTGATACCGATCAAAAAATCGGCGGCCTGGTGGGCGCTCACGCAAGAAGCGCGTCGGGCGATTTTCGAGGAGAAATCCCACCACACACAAATTGGGCTACGTTACCTGCCTGCGATCGCGCGTCGGTTGCACCATTGCCGCGATTTGAGCACCGCCGAGCCGTTCGATTTTCTGACGTGGTTTGAGTACCCGGCGGCCGCCGAGGCCGATTTCGACCATTTGCTGCACGAGCTACGCGCCTCTCCGGAGTGGAGCTACGTCGAGCGCGAGGTCGATATCCGTTTAGAGAGGGCGTGCTAA
- a CDS encoding IS21 family transposase has product MIDYELYCRIKQAEAAGHSAPQIARSLQLHVQTVRRWQAQEKYVRSQAAQVPRPSKLDVHKPAIARWLEAHPFTAMQLWQKVRERGYTGGYSILKDYVRRVRPRNLEAFLTLKFAPGQTAQVDWGSFGAVEVDGTRRALSFFVMVLGYSRFLHVEFTLGQGQEWWLGCHRRAFEKLGGVPREVMVDNCKTAVLSHVPGTDPVYNAQYLDFARHYGFTIKACGPGHPQSKGMVENAVGYVKKSFLGGRQMNGFTELGPAASLWLETVANVRVHAETQGRPVDRLPEERAALLPLNPVASPAVRTLSVRASRRCRVSIETNRYSVPTKFAGALLTAQIEGAQVRFYADRTLVAEHARSFARRADVENPEHVRELEERKRQGARQRLRLRFLELSPAAPAYQRGLEERRLNAGHHLATIVGLVALYGTEAVGRAIESAHELGAYSSDYILNLLEQRARALPQAGPIHLTRADALAALELELRPPDLSPYTQ; this is encoded by the coding sequence GTGATCGATTACGAACTGTATTGCCGGATAAAACAGGCGGAGGCGGCCGGTCACAGTGCGCCGCAAATCGCCCGCTCGCTCCAGTTGCACGTGCAGACGGTGAGGCGCTGGCAGGCGCAGGAAAAGTACGTGCGCAGCCAGGCCGCGCAGGTGCCTAGGCCAAGCAAGCTCGACGTGCACAAGCCGGCGATCGCGCGCTGGCTGGAGGCCCATCCGTTCACCGCCATGCAGCTCTGGCAAAAGGTGCGCGAGCGGGGGTACACGGGCGGGTATTCAATTTTGAAAGACTACGTGCGGCGGGTGCGGCCGAGGAACCTGGAGGCGTTTCTTACCCTCAAGTTTGCCCCCGGCCAGACCGCGCAGGTGGACTGGGGCAGTTTTGGCGCGGTGGAGGTGGACGGCACCCGGCGGGCTTTAAGTTTTTTCGTCATGGTTTTGGGGTACAGCCGGTTCCTGCATGTGGAATTTACCCTCGGGCAGGGCCAGGAGTGGTGGCTGGGCTGTCACCGGCGCGCCTTTGAAAAACTCGGCGGGGTGCCGCGCGAGGTGATGGTGGACAACTGCAAGACGGCCGTCCTCTCGCATGTGCCCGGGACCGACCCGGTGTACAACGCCCAGTACCTGGACTTTGCCCGGCACTACGGGTTTACGATAAAAGCGTGCGGGCCGGGGCATCCGCAGTCCAAGGGCATGGTGGAAAACGCGGTGGGTTACGTGAAAAAAAGCTTCCTTGGCGGGCGGCAGATGAACGGGTTTACCGAGCTGGGGCCGGCCGCCAGCTTGTGGCTGGAAACGGTGGCCAACGTGCGCGTTCACGCTGAAACCCAGGGCCGGCCGGTGGACCGGCTGCCCGAGGAGCGCGCTGCGCTCCTGCCGCTTAACCCGGTGGCCAGTCCGGCGGTGCGCACCTTAAGCGTGCGGGCGTCGCGGCGGTGCCGGGTGAGTATCGAAACGAACCGCTACTCGGTGCCCACGAAGTTTGCCGGGGCGCTACTCACCGCGCAGATCGAGGGGGCGCAGGTGAGGTTTTATGCGGACCGCACCCTGGTGGCCGAGCATGCCCGCAGTTTTGCCCGCCGCGCCGATGTGGAAAACCCCGAGCATGTGCGCGAACTCGAGGAGCGCAAACGGCAGGGGGCGCGGCAGCGCCTGCGGCTACGGTTTTTGGAACTGAGCCCGGCGGCACCCGCCTACCAACGGGGGCTGGAGGAGCGCCGGCTCAACGCGGGACACCACCTGGCGACTATCGTGGGTTTGGTGGCCCTGTATGGAACGGAGGCAGTCGGCCGGGCGATCGAAAGCGCCCATGAACTCGGCGCCTACTCCAGCGATTACATCCTCAACTTGCTCGAACAACGCGCGCGGGCCTTGCCGCAAGCCGGGCCGATCCACCTCACCCGCGCCGACGCGTTGGCCGCACTGGAACTCGAACTGCGTCCCCCGGATTTAAGCCCCTATACCCAATGA
- a CDS encoding transglutaminase family protein, protein MSAPAPYSTSTWSAVRACADAVEASFAQSGVLFTMGGEPTFIPHDPQGPEWNTAALGPTKLGYARRFARQLIQSAYPGSVVLETSGKHYPGEPLPRWALLVQFRADGQPLWNDITRLRADTETGKHTLKNALAVITAIAKKIAVPAAGILPTHDHATPDKNAGFVLPLDHDDTTWVSDNWRAALKQDSASLFPGDSLIGLRLPLGELGEDNLRRALTVEVLNGSVTLFIPPLKLAPYIELIAAIESAFTSLKLKDAVLAGYAPPLDPALPTIGFASDPGVIEVNLAICENWAAYDRQLEHLYAAADAIGLTARKLQLNGRATGTGGGAHLVFGGPLGLVSPFFAFPALLPSAIRYFQHHPALSYAFSGQYMGPSSQAPRIDESTFEALYELEIACAGAEQFGNPQNFALFDLLFRDLLMDRSGNTHRAEISVDKLWNPFAGNGRAGLVELRAFETHPDRPAMSVVALFIRSIFARLAADPFKPAFIRWGGELHDKFFLPAFVWQDLSAICADLRAHGIPFETEWLRPLWEFRFPTLGEFVFTTTPPPAAKSKGKPQAESVTHKVTLRQALEAWPLLGEQPNGGGGTSRCVDASMDRIEVSVSDPALLETGLLLVNGLPCEFRPLPASSEPSAAPSSQLPAQSSRLAAPSSQLMPPAAAAGVRYRAFFLNPALHPHIPVHAPLLIEWVDKATFAVVAAARWHVWNPRSESYTDRPMTPDLAKRRFADRWEAWPQTVGQPRMIMKVDFPPEGRHTLDLRRYPAQAR, encoded by the coding sequence ATGAGTGCGCCCGCCCCCTACTCCACCTCCACTTGGTCTGCCGTCCGCGCCTGCGCCGACGCCGTCGAGGCCTCCTTCGCCCAGAGCGGCGTGCTCTTCACCATGGGCGGCGAACCCACCTTCATCCCGCATGATCCGCAGGGGCCCGAATGGAACACCGCCGCGCTCGGCCCGACCAAACTCGGCTACGCCCGCCGCTTCGCCCGCCAGCTCATCCAGTCCGCCTACCCAGGCTCGGTCGTTCTAGAAACCTCCGGTAAACACTACCCGGGCGAACCGCTCCCGCGCTGGGCCCTGCTCGTCCAATTTCGCGCCGATGGCCAGCCGCTCTGGAACGACATCACGCGCCTGCGCGCCGATACCGAAACGGGAAAACACACGCTCAAAAACGCCCTCGCCGTCATCACCGCGATCGCCAAAAAAATCGCCGTACCCGCCGCCGGCATCCTGCCCACGCACGACCACGCCACGCCCGACAAAAACGCGGGCTTCGTTCTCCCTCTCGACCACGACGACACCACTTGGGTAAGCGACAACTGGCGCGCCGCCCTCAAACAAGACTCCGCCTCGCTTTTCCCCGGCGACAGCCTCATCGGCCTGCGCCTTCCCCTGGGCGAACTGGGCGAGGACAACCTCCGCCGCGCTCTCACCGTCGAGGTGCTCAACGGCTCGGTCACCCTGTTTATCCCGCCGCTTAAACTCGCGCCTTACATTGAACTGATCGCCGCGATCGAGAGCGCGTTCACCTCGCTCAAACTCAAAGACGCCGTGCTCGCCGGCTACGCCCCGCCCCTCGATCCCGCGCTGCCCACCATTGGCTTCGCATCCGATCCCGGCGTCATCGAGGTCAATCTCGCCATCTGCGAAAACTGGGCGGCCTACGATCGCCAGCTCGAACACCTTTATGCCGCCGCCGACGCCATCGGCCTGACCGCGCGCAAACTCCAGCTCAACGGCCGCGCCACCGGCACCGGCGGCGGAGCCCACCTGGTTTTTGGCGGACCGCTCGGACTGGTTTCGCCGTTCTTCGCCTTCCCCGCGCTCCTGCCCTCGGCGATCCGCTACTTCCAGCATCACCCCGCGCTCAGCTACGCCTTCTCCGGCCAATACATGGGCCCCAGCTCGCAGGCCCCGCGCATCGACGAGTCCACCTTTGAGGCGCTCTACGAACTCGAAATCGCCTGCGCCGGCGCCGAGCAATTTGGCAACCCGCAGAACTTCGCCCTCTTCGACCTGCTCTTCCGCGACCTGCTCATGGACCGCTCGGGCAACACCCACCGCGCCGAGATCAGCGTGGACAAGCTCTGGAATCCGTTCGCCGGCAACGGCCGCGCCGGCCTCGTCGAATTGCGCGCCTTCGAGACGCACCCCGACCGTCCTGCCATGTCGGTGGTGGCACTCTTTATACGCTCGATTTTCGCCCGCCTCGCCGCCGATCCCTTCAAGCCGGCCTTCATCCGTTGGGGTGGCGAACTGCACGACAAGTTCTTCCTACCCGCCTTCGTCTGGCAGGATTTATCCGCGATCTGCGCCGATCTGCGCGCCCACGGCATCCCGTTTGAAACCGAGTGGCTGCGCCCGCTCTGGGAGTTCCGTTTCCCCACACTCGGCGAATTCGTCTTCACGACCACCCCGCCGCCCGCCGCTAAGTCCAAAGGTAAACCCCAAGCCGAAAGTGTCACCCATAAGGTGACACTCCGTCAGGCGCTGGAAGCCTGGCCGCTCCTTGGCGAGCAGCCCAACGGGGGCGGCGGCACCTCGCGTTGCGTCGACGCCAGCATGGACCGCATCGAGGTTTCCGTGAGCGATCCCGCGCTCCTCGAAACCGGCCTACTCCTGGTCAACGGCCTGCCCTGCGAATTCCGTCCGCTTCCCGCAAGCTCGGAGCCTTCGGCAGCTCCAAGCTCCCAGCTCCCAGCTCAAAGCTCTAGGCTTGCCGCTCCCAGCTCCCAGCTCATGCCCCCGGCTGCGGCCGCCGGTGTGCGTTACCGGGCGTTTTTCTTAAACCCCGCGCTCCACCCGCACATCCCGGTGCATGCGCCCTTGCTCATCGAGTGGGTCGACAAAGCCACGTTTGCCGTCGTCGCCGCCGCCCGCTGGCACGTGTGGAACCCGCGCAGCGAATCCTACACCGACCGTCCCATGACGCCCGACCTAGCGAAACGCCGCTTCGCTGACCGCTGGGAAGCCTGGCCGCAGACGGTCGGTCAGCCGCGCATGATCATGAAAGTCGATTTCCCGCCCGAAGGCCGCCACACGCTCGACCTGCGCCGCTACCCGGCACAAGCCCGATGA
- the lpxD gene encoding UDP-3-O-(3-hydroxymyristoyl)glucosamine N-acyltransferase, translating into MLNISVLDLVTLVGGELLSGRPEVLITNFASLKDAQQGDLSFFSDTRYQVQLSTTKAFAVLVPRDYSHFPEGVACIGVADPSRAFELIVETYGVQSVPFSAGVHPSAVIAATAKLDPTKVCVGAHAVIDEEAEIADGVEIAAGCYVGRGVRIGLDSKLFANSTVHMGCVLGERVILHSGVVIGADGFGYEFSKGRHRKVRQSGIVQIDNDVEVGAGSMIDRARFGRTWIGEGTKIDNLVQIGHNVVMGRHCIVVACVAIAGSAVIGDYVVIAAQVGIAGHVTIGSQSKLGGRAGVTKDVPAGETYLGFPAVPANEERRRIASVNRLPKLVARVSELEARLKALEQPNKA; encoded by the coding sequence ATGTTAAATATTTCGGTTCTTGATTTGGTAACGCTGGTGGGCGGCGAGTTGTTATCCGGTCGACCTGAAGTTCTGATCACGAACTTTGCCTCACTTAAAGATGCGCAGCAGGGCGATTTGAGTTTCTTCAGTGATACCCGCTACCAAGTTCAGCTCAGTACGACCAAGGCGTTTGCGGTACTGGTCCCTCGCGATTACAGCCATTTCCCCGAGGGCGTCGCCTGCATCGGCGTCGCCGATCCTTCGCGCGCGTTTGAGCTGATCGTCGAGACGTATGGTGTCCAGTCCGTGCCTTTCAGCGCGGGTGTTCATCCGTCTGCGGTTATCGCGGCTACGGCGAAACTCGATCCGACAAAAGTCTGCGTCGGTGCTCATGCGGTCATCGATGAAGAAGCGGAGATTGCCGATGGCGTTGAGATCGCGGCGGGATGCTATGTGGGGCGCGGCGTTCGCATCGGCCTCGACTCGAAACTTTTCGCCAACTCCACCGTACACATGGGGTGCGTTTTGGGTGAGCGCGTCATTTTGCATTCCGGCGTGGTCATCGGCGCAGACGGTTTTGGCTATGAATTCTCCAAAGGTCGCCACCGCAAGGTGCGCCAATCGGGCATCGTGCAAATTGATAACGATGTGGAAGTGGGGGCCGGCAGCATGATCGATCGCGCCCGCTTTGGCCGCACGTGGATAGGCGAAGGCACGAAGATCGATAATCTCGTGCAGATCGGCCACAACGTCGTCATGGGACGGCACTGCATCGTCGTCGCTTGTGTTGCCATAGCTGGCAGCGCGGTGATTGGGGATTATGTCGTCATAGCTGCACAAGTCGGCATCGCCGGCCATGTGACCATCGGCTCACAGAGTAAGCTCGGTGGTCGCGCTGGCGTGACCAAGGACGTTCCCGCAGGTGAGACTTACCTGGGCTTCCCAGCCGTTCCCGCCAACGAGGAACGCAGGCGCATCGCGAGCGTTAACCGTCTGCCTAAACTCGTTGCACGAGTGAGCGAATTAGAGGCTCGGCTCAAAGCCCTTGAGCAACCCAACAAGGCCTGA
- a CDS encoding LOG family protein yields the protein MHPDLFWTSQDGQILTVKNKDARTVSLQLAFWPRNVGELEFWGEHLGQLNFTERSTLARIGIEMIPTGPGVIEEGRLIIEAEAFLYDDSFPNAGYWKKLLRPGVGVGRLFYAPESAKLATAEIWDAVQTNRIKLPNTISIDRLGRVFLTPHHVRYTLNARLKRPDFERMVSGEAGRAYLDKVQIRQETNLLTIGPRSGVLTSCSMYLKEHYVLLNRGEGNFGIHTSAVLLDPVKTFGTNIMLEIYNTGTQPVVNPMVSVEIFNAPTVTTNGQAPADPVFKSLLRRRTRLLTTATEVFATIDTLPPQTAPAAKPRTRISVRGQSATMENFSLFLRTAGGSAPKPDTLTTCGYRTMVDALAAAPADTDTLLIDYFPNLLENIELLTHLPELKLRRIIFRQPSRTHGFFLSNNAHGRLQTYNDLGIDVYWFNTAMGDLYRHIYKKHHGFFVREELGRVFQESTILAFYGSAVGLEQGDTDRISGLIDKLTGFIGPNVGILTGGGGGVMRLATDQARAKGALTGACFLELEAQPPELGVDFFNTFQETARHYRQKWFEVADFCVFNVGGVGTLEEVGIELCNLKLGIRPRTPYVFYNSACWTDLRRQLNEMVKSKRTPAWMLDYMLFTDDPDEVVAFYRKTLQVL from the coding sequence ATGCACCCCGATCTCTTTTGGACGAGCCAAGATGGTCAGATTTTAACCGTTAAAAACAAAGATGCCCGCACGGTCAGCCTCCAGCTGGCCTTCTGGCCTCGCAACGTCGGCGAGCTGGAGTTCTGGGGCGAACACCTAGGCCAGCTCAACTTCACCGAGCGCAGCACCCTCGCGCGCATCGGCATCGAAATGATCCCCACGGGTCCGGGTGTCATCGAGGAAGGCCGCCTCATCATTGAGGCCGAAGCCTTTCTCTACGACGACAGCTTCCCCAACGCCGGTTACTGGAAAAAACTCCTCCGCCCCGGCGTAGGCGTGGGCCGCCTGTTTTACGCGCCGGAGTCGGCCAAGCTCGCCACCGCCGAAATTTGGGACGCGGTTCAGACCAACCGCATCAAGCTGCCCAACACCATCAGCATCGACCGGCTCGGGCGCGTTTTCCTCACCCCGCATCACGTCCGCTACACCCTCAACGCCCGCCTCAAACGCCCCGACTTCGAGCGCATGGTCAGCGGCGAGGCCGGTCGCGCCTACCTCGACAAAGTTCAGATTCGCCAGGAGACCAATCTGCTCACCATCGGCCCGCGCTCAGGCGTGCTCACCAGCTGCTCGATGTACCTGAAAGAGCACTACGTCCTGCTCAACCGCGGCGAGGGCAACTTCGGCATCCACACCAGCGCCGTCCTGCTCGACCCGGTAAAAACCTTCGGCACCAACATCATGTTGGAGATCTACAACACCGGCACGCAGCCGGTGGTTAACCCCATGGTTTCGGTGGAGATTTTCAACGCGCCCACCGTCACCACCAACGGCCAGGCGCCCGCCGACCCCGTATTTAAATCCCTGCTACGCCGCCGCACCCGCCTGCTGACCACGGCCACCGAGGTGTTTGCCACGATCGACACGCTGCCGCCCCAAACCGCTCCCGCCGCCAAGCCCCGCACCCGCATCTCCGTGCGCGGCCAGAGCGCCACCATGGAGAACTTCAGCCTGTTCCTGCGCACCGCCGGCGGCTCCGCGCCCAAACCCGATACGCTCACCACCTGCGGCTACCGCACCATGGTCGACGCCCTCGCCGCCGCCCCCGCCGATACCGACACCCTGCTCATCGACTACTTCCCCAACCTGCTCGAAAACATCGAGCTGTTGACCCATCTGCCCGAGCTCAAGCTGCGCCGCATCATCTTCCGCCAGCCCTCGCGCACGCACGGCTTCTTTTTATCCAACAACGCCCACGGCCGCCTCCAGACCTACAACGACCTCGGCATCGACGTGTACTGGTTCAACACCGCGATGGGCGACCTGTACCGCCATATTTATAAAAAACATCACGGCTTCTTTGTCCGCGAGGAGCTCGGTCGCGTTTTTCAGGAGTCCACCATTCTCGCCTTTTATGGTTCAGCCGTTGGCCTGGAACAAGGCGACACCGACCGCATCTCCGGCCTGATCGACAAACTCACGGGCTTTATCGGCCCCAACGTGGGTATCCTCACCGGTGGTGGCGGCGGCGTGATGCGCCTCGCCACCGACCAGGCGCGGGCCAAGGGCGCGCTCACCGGCGCGTGCTTCCTCGAACTGGAGGCGCAACCGCCCGAGCTCGGCGTGGACTTCTTTAACACGTTTCAGGAAACCGCCCGCCATTACCGCCAAAAGTGGTTCGAAGTGGCCGACTTCTGCGTGTTTAACGTCGGCGGCGTGGGCACCCTAGAGGAGGTCGGCATCGAGTTGTGCAACCTCAAGCTAGGCATCCGCCCGCGCACGCCCTACGTGTTTTACAATTCCGCCTGCTGGACGGATTTGCGCCGCCAGCTCAACGAGATGGTGAAGTCCAAACGCACCCCCGCGTGGATGCTCGACTACATGCTCTTCACCGACGACCCCGACGAGGTCGTGGCCTTTTACCGGAAGACCCTGCAAGTGCTGTAG
- a CDS encoding FKBP-type peptidyl-prolyl cis-trans isomerase: protein MKLTSTIKAALLAISSVAVLSAQDAAPAAAAPAAAPAVAKFTEPQLLETFGWFVGRRMGLSELGFTAEQTASIIKGIQASASGAESPFKIDEVGPELDKFMQAKQAEYTAKQKTKNDALSAKFFDTLKGKPGVVALPSGLNYEIVTPGTGAFPKATDVVKVHYTGTLVDGTVFDSSVQRGEPVEFPLNGVIPGWTEGVQKIAKGGKIKLYVPFQLAYGEEGRPPTIPPAATLLFEVELLDFKAPPAPAPEAAAPVSATTAPVSAPAAK, encoded by the coding sequence ATGAAATTAACCTCCACGATCAAGGCCGCCCTGCTTGCCATTAGCTCGGTTGCTGTTCTGTCCGCTCAAGATGCCGCTCCTGCAGCGGCTGCCCCGGCCGCCGCCCCTGCGGTTGCCAAGTTCACCGAGCCCCAGCTGCTCGAAACCTTCGGCTGGTTCGTCGGCCGTCGCATGGGCCTGAGCGAACTCGGTTTCACCGCCGAGCAGACCGCCTCCATCATCAAGGGCATTCAGGCTTCCGCCAGCGGCGCCGAGTCGCCGTTCAAGATCGACGAAGTCGGCCCTGAGCTCGACAAATTCATGCAGGCCAAACAGGCCGAATACACCGCCAAACAGAAGACCAAGAACGACGCCCTGAGCGCCAAGTTCTTCGACACCCTCAAGGGCAAGCCCGGCGTGGTCGCCCTGCCCAGCGGTCTGAACTACGAGATCGTCACCCCCGGCACCGGCGCTTTCCCCAAGGCCACGGATGTGGTCAAGGTTCACTACACCGGCACCCTGGTTGACGGCACCGTGTTCGACAGCTCCGTGCAACGCGGCGAGCCCGTTGAATTCCCCCTCAATGGCGTGATCCCCGGCTGGACTGAGGGCGTGCAAAAGATCGCCAAGGGCGGCAAGATCAAGCTCTACGTTCCCTTCCAGCTCGCCTACGGCGAAGAGGGCCGTCCTCCGACCATCCCCCCGGCCGCCACGCTGCTGTTCGAAGTTGAACTGCTCGACTTCAAGGCGCCTCCCGCTCCTGCCCCCGAGGCCGCTGCGCCGGTGAGCGCCACCACCGCCCCGGTGAGCGCCCCCGCTGCCAAGTAA
- a CDS encoding ATP-binding protein: MKTEPEKTDLLKDQLKYLKLGYLLRHHGELTAEAAKARCSHAEFLRRLVQAETQDRQIRALERRIQAARFPVKKTVDQFQWDWPKELNEAQVRHLFELGFVKERTNAVFCGGVGLGKTHLASALGYAACQAGYTVLFTTAVDAINALVTAQSLHRLQAELKRYMTPAVLVLDEVGYLPLDKSGADLLFQIVSQRYERGSLIVTTNKAYKHWAGIFNNDAGITAAILDRLLHRAQTVVIEGKSYRMKDRLADEPAS, from the coding sequence ATGAAAACAGAACCCGAAAAAACCGATTTATTAAAAGATCAACTCAAGTACCTGAAACTCGGTTACCTGCTGCGCCACCACGGCGAACTCACGGCCGAGGCGGCCAAGGCGCGCTGTTCGCACGCCGAATTTTTACGCCGACTGGTGCAGGCCGAGACCCAGGACCGCCAGATCCGGGCGCTGGAGCGGCGCATCCAGGCAGCGCGCTTCCCGGTCAAGAAAACCGTCGACCAGTTCCAGTGGGACTGGCCCAAGGAGTTGAACGAAGCGCAGGTGCGGCACCTCTTCGAACTGGGCTTTGTCAAGGAGCGCACCAACGCGGTGTTTTGCGGTGGTGTGGGGCTTGGGAAGACACATCTCGCGAGCGCGTTGGGCTACGCGGCGTGCCAGGCGGGCTACACGGTGCTGTTTACGACGGCGGTGGACGCGATCAACGCTTTGGTCACCGCCCAGTCCCTGCACCGGTTGCAAGCCGAGTTGAAGCGTTACATGACCCCTGCGGTGCTCGTGCTCGATGAGGTCGGCTACCTGCCGCTCGACAAGTCGGGGGCCGACCTGCTCTTCCAGATCGTCAGCCAACGCTACGAACGCGGCTCGCTGATCGTCACCACCAACAAGGCCTACAAACACTGGGCAGGGATCTTTAACAACGACGCTGGCATCACCGCGGCGATCCTGGACCGCCTACTGCACCGGGCCCAGACCGTCGTCATCGAGGGCAAATCCTACCGCATGAAAGACCGCCTGGCCGACGAACCTGCAAGCTGA
- a CDS encoding shikimate kinase, translated as MSPSEVNLYLVGFMGTGKTTIGRIVSHRLGFALLDSDHEIERIQRRSIPQIFEEDGEAAFRKMEYDFVFGGHAATRAVVACGGGLVVQPGMAEALRERGVVVCLHASMETVMRRTQGNRNRPLLDVADPMERIRTLYAAREPIYSKAGTVILTDGRPMLDIMQHVLRAYRREAVEFSREMNRKKAHGG; from the coding sequence ATGTCACCTAGCGAAGTTAATCTCTATCTGGTCGGGTTCATGGGAACCGGCAAGACCACCATCGGGCGGATCGTGTCGCACCGGCTGGGATTCGCGTTGCTCGACAGCGACCACGAAATCGAGCGCATTCAGCGCAGGTCGATACCCCAGATTTTTGAGGAGGACGGTGAGGCGGCGTTTCGGAAGATGGAGTACGACTTTGTTTTTGGCGGGCATGCGGCAACCCGCGCCGTGGTGGCCTGCGGAGGTGGCTTGGTGGTGCAGCCGGGCATGGCGGAGGCGCTGCGCGAGCGAGGCGTGGTGGTTTGCCTGCATGCCTCGATGGAAACCGTGATGCGACGCACGCAGGGAAATCGCAACCGGCCGCTGCTCGACGTGGCCGACCCCATGGAGCGCATCCGCACACTGTACGCGGCGCGCGAACCTATTTATAGCAAGGCGGGCACGGTGATCCTGACCGACGGGCGGCCGATGCTCGACATCATGCAACACGTGCTGCGCGCGTACCGGCGAGAGGCCGTGGAGTTTTCGCGGGAAATGAACCGGAAAAAAGCGCATGGCGGTTGA
- a CDS encoding transglutaminase family protein, whose amino-acid sequence MKLKVSHLTRYEYAREVSYSPHLLYMRPRDSALLRVNHFKFNISPDSKVVWTRDCSDNLLAWAHFWERSPTLSIRSEFEVETLETNPFDFILKPYAFTAPFEYEELHRFTLAPYLAQPFGETQAILRTWLDFHFVDRPKETVPYLVALNTLVHTSLSYTRRYERGIQPSHTTLQLGTGSCRDYAVLFVELCRTLGLAARFVSGYQFDPTPDAPAYGAMHAWAEVYLPGAGWKGLDPTHGMFCDATFIPVAHAAVAESVNPIQGSYYSPDPVPSELSHSILVEQIS is encoded by the coding sequence ATGAAGCTTAAAGTCTCCCACCTCACCCGCTACGAGTATGCCCGCGAGGTCTCCTATTCGCCCCACCTGCTTTACATGCGCCCCCGCGACAGCGCCCTCCTTCGGGTTAACCACTTTAAGTTCAACATTTCCCCCGATTCCAAGGTCGTCTGGACCCGCGATTGCTCGGACAATCTCCTCGCTTGGGCCCATTTCTGGGAGCGCTCGCCCACCCTGAGCATCCGCTCCGAGTTCGAGGTCGAAACGCTCGAAACCAACCCGTTCGACTTCATCCTCAAACCCTACGCGTTCACCGCCCCGTTCGAGTACGAGGAGCTCCACCGGTTCACCCTCGCCCCCTACCTCGCGCAACCCTTCGGTGAAACCCAAGCCATTTTGCGCACCTGGCTGGATTTCCACTTCGTCGACCGTCCCAAGGAAACCGTGCCCTACCTGGTCGCGCTCAACACCCTCGTCCACACCTCGCTTTCCTACACCCGCCGCTACGAGCGCGGTATCCAACCTTCACACACCACGCTCCAACTGGGCACCGGCTCCTGCCGCGACTACGCCGTGCTCTTTGTGGAGCTTTGCCGCACCCTCGGCCTGGCCGCCCGCTTTGTCAGCGGCTACCAATTCGACCCCACTCCCGACGCCCCCGCCTACGGGGCAATGCACGCTTGGGCTGAAGTTTATCTTCCGGGCGCCGGTTGGAAAGGCCTCGACCCGACCCACGGCATGTTTTGCGATGCCACGTTTATTCCCGTCGCCCACGCCGCCGTCGCCGAAAGCGTTAATCCCATCCAAGGCTCCTACTATTCGCCCGATCCCGTACCGTCCGAACTCAGTCACAGCATCCTCGTCGAACAAATCTCATGA